One Fusobacterium varium genomic window, CATCCATTTCATTATTTAAAACAAATCCATATCCATCTGCTACTACACTATTTCCAAATAGTCCATTTACAGTTTTTGTAATTGCAACCATATTTCCTTCACTATCTGCTATTGAATAGTGAGTAGTATCTTCTGATTCATATTGCCAAGGATCATGTGCAATACTAGGTTTTGCTTTATTCATATCTATATATTTAGCAATTTCTTTAGCATAAGCTTTAGATGTAAATCCTTTCATTGGAACAGGAATGTAATCACTATCTCCCATATATTTAGCTCTATCAGCATAAGCTAATTTATAAGCTTCTGAGAATAAATGTAAATATTCTGGTGAGTTAACATCTAATTCCCCAACATTGAAATTTTCAAGAATATTAAGTATCTCTATAACTATTGCCCCTCCTGAACTTGGTGAAGGTGATGAAATTATTTCATATCCTCTATATGTTCCAGATACAGGTTTTCTTATAATTGGTTGATAGTTTGCTAAATCTTCTAAAGTAAATAATCCATCATATTTATTTAATGAATTTACTATAGCTTCTGCTACCTCTCCTTTATAGAAACCATCTCTTCCCTTTTCAATTATAATTTCAAGAGTTTTTGCCATATCTTCATTGACAAATTTATCTCCAACTTCATATGGAAATCCATCTTCAGTTAAGAATACTTTTCCTGTTTCAGGATATTTTTCCATCATATCAAATTGGTTTTTCATATCAGCTGATAAAGTAGGTGTAACTATAAATCCATTTTTTGCAAGATTTACAGCTGGTCTCATTACCTCTTCTCTTGACATTGTTCCATATTTTTCAAGTGCATAAAGTAATCCCGCTACCTCCCCAGGTATACCTGCTGCTTTTCCACCTTCAACTTTTTTATTTCCTATAACTTTTCCATCTTTATCAGTTTTCCACATTTCTGGAGTTGCATTTTTAGGAGCTCTTTCTCTAAAGTCAATAAAGATTGTTTCTCCTGTTTTAGCTATTCTAATCATCATGAATCCTCCTCCTCCAAGTCCTGAAGAGTTAGGTTCACAAACACTTAAAGCAAATCCTGATGCAACTGCTGCATCTATAGCATTTCCACCTTTTCTTAAAATTTCTCTACCTATTTTACTAGCTTCAAATTTTCCAGTAGAAACAACCCCTACTTTTCCAATTCCTCCACGATCTCCTCTTATCATTTCACCTTTTTCATCATAAGGTTTCCAATCTTCAATTTGTTGAGAAGCTGAAACTCCATTTGAAACTTTATTTGCTTGAACAGTACTACAAGCTGTCAATGATAGTGCTAATGTAGCTATTACACTGGCAAAAAATAATCTTTTTTTCATGCTTTTCATACTTTCCTCCCAATTTGCTTTATTTGATCATCTGCCTCTAATAACTAGAAGCAGATGTTAATCACATAATTAGAATGATGCTGCCTGTCCATCTCTTCTTGGGTCTGCTCCACCATGAAGAGTCTTTGTATCATAATCCATTAATATACCTTGAACTCCTCCAAAGTAGTTATCATAACTTCCTCTCATATTTATTTCATGTCCCATTTCTTTTAATTTGTTATAAGATTCATGAGATACTCTTCCTTCAAGATTTAAACTTCCTGATTGGAATTGAGCTATTCTAGGAGCACTGATAGCTTCTTGCATAGACATTCCATGGTCTATTACATTACTTATTGTAAGAGCAACTGCTGGTATAATTCTTGTAGCACCTGGTGATCCAACTGTCATAAATGGTCTATTATCTGGATCTAGTACTAATGTTGGTGACATACTGCTAAGTGGTCTCTTTCCACCTTCAATAGAGTTTTTCATATTTTTTTGAGGTACAAAGTCATCCATTTCATTGTTCATCATAATTCCTGTTCCTGGAACTAAAACACCTGATCCAAAGAAATAGTTAATTGTTTGAGTAACTGCAACCATATTTCCTTCTTTATCCATTACAGAGAAGTGAGTCGTACTTCCACTTTCATATTTGCTAGGATCCCCAACTTTAATATCTTTTCCTGCCTTTTCAAGATCTATTTTCTTAACTAGATCTTTAGCATACTCTTTTGAAGTAAGTCCTTTTAATGGAACTTTTACATAAGCTGTATCTCCCATATATTCAGCTCTATCAGCAAATACTTGTTTCATGCTTTCTGCCCATACATGCCAACTTTCAGGAGTATTATCTCCTAATGATTTAAGATCATAGTTTTCCATCATATTTAAAAGTTGTACTATGTGAGTTCCACCTGAACTTGCTGGTGGACAAGAGATAATAGTATATCCTCTATATGTTCCTTCCACTGGTTCTCTCTCTTCTATAGAATAATTTTTAATATCTTCAGCAGTCATAAGTCCACCTTGTTTTTGAACTTCTGCTGCAATTTTATTAGCTATTTCTCCTTCATAGAATCCTTTTTTTCCTTCTTTAGCTATTTTTTTAAGAGTTTTAGCTAAATCTTTATTAACAAGTTTATCTCCAGCTTCATAAGGAAGTCCATCTTTTAAATAAACTTCTCCTGCTGCCTCAAATTTTGCTAATTTTTCATAGTTATCTTGAATTATTGTTTCTAAGTTTTTAGATACTGTTATTCCTTCTTCAGCATATTTTATAGCTGGAGCCATAACATCTGCTCTTTTCATTGTTCCATATTTTTCAAGTGCTGTAAGAAGTCCTGCTACAGTTCCTGGAACACCTGAAGCTTTTCCTCCTTCAACAATCTCATTATTTACTACTTTTCCATTTTCATCTAATACAAACATATCTGGAGTAGCTTTAGAAGGTGCTTTTTCTCTATAATCTATTACTACTGTCTTACCAGTTTTAGCCATTCTGATAAGCATAAACCCTCCTCCTCCAATTCCTGAAGCATTAGGTTCAAATACACTGATAGCAAAAGCTGTAGCTACAGCTGCATCCACAGCATTACCACCTTTTTTCATTATCTCTACTCCAATTTTTGAAGCTTCTGGACTAGCTGCTGCTACTACTCCATTTTTTCCATCTGCCCATCTTCCATAAAGATTCTCTGGTGTAGCTGCATGAGAAAATGTAAAAATACTAGTAAACAATGTCATAACTATTGTTCCTGATTTAATCATATTTTTTAATACCATCATATCCCCTCCATTTTTATGTTTTATTTTAGTTAATAAAAGTTTATTTTCTTATTATATATTATATTTTAATACTGTAAAAAGTAAAGTTTATACTCTTATTTATCTTTTTTCTTTTTTTTCTCTTTTTTCTCTTTTTCCTTTCTGCTATTTTTTTACTATAAAATTCAATAAAAATGTGGTATTATTAAGTTAAAATAATAATTTCTAAACATATATATTATTATTTTTATAAATATAAAAAACAATTAAAAATATAAAAATAATAAATTTTATTATACTTTTAAAAATTTTTATCATATATTAAAATAATACTTGAGGGGATAAAATGCAAACTATAGAAAATAATATTCAATATAAAATTCATAAAACTGAACTAATATTAGGTATATCTATGGTAATAATCAGTATTATCATTCCTAATTTCCTGTTGTATAAAAATTTTGCAATTTATGAATATATTGAAAAAGCTATTGATTTATGGGATAAAGAATTTTTATTATATGCTGCTTTTAGAATAATTTTACAAAATACTCTTCAAGTATTTCCTATATTTTTTTCAGTTTTTCTTTTAATGGATTCTATAGAAATAAAAATTAAGCAGAAACCAAATATGTATTTAAAAATCTTTTTTGGTCTGCTTTTAATTCAAGCAATCTATTTTATCATATATAAAATATACTTTGATATGGATTATTATTTTGGAAAAGTTG contains:
- the ggt gene encoding gamma-glutamyltransferase, translating into MKKRLFFASVIATLALSLTACSTVQANKVSNGVSASQQIEDWKPYDEKGEMIRGDRGGIGKVGVVSTGKFEASKIGREILRKGGNAIDAAVASGFALSVCEPNSSGLGGGGFMMIRIAKTGETIFIDFRERAPKNATPEMWKTDKDGKVIGNKKVEGGKAAGIPGEVAGLLYALEKYGTMSREEVMRPAVNLAKNGFIVTPTLSADMKNQFDMMEKYPETGKVFLTEDGFPYEVGDKFVNEDMAKTLEIIIEKGRDGFYKGEVAEAIVNSLNKYDGLFTLEDLANYQPIIRKPVSGTYRGYEIISSPSPSSGGAIVIEILNILENFNVGELDVNSPEYLHLFSEAYKLAYADRAKYMGDSDYIPVPMKGFTSKAYAKEIAKYIDMNKAKPSIAHDPWQYESEDTTHYSIADSEGNMVAITKTVNGLFGNSVVADGYGFVLNNEMDDFVTGAGHPNSVAPGKTPLSSMSPTIVLKDGKPFMVLGSPGATKIISTVSQVISRVIDHNMGMQEAIDAPRLYDNTSDTINVETRVSDETVKKLQEMGHKVNVTSDWDRGMGSVQGVMYKEDGTLEGGADPRRDGKALGF
- the ggt gene encoding gamma-glutamyltransferase, producing the protein MMVLKNMIKSGTIVMTLFTSIFTFSHAATPENLYGRWADGKNGVVAAASPEASKIGVEIMKKGGNAVDAAVATAFAISVFEPNASGIGGGGFMLIRMAKTGKTVVIDYREKAPSKATPDMFVLDENGKVVNNEIVEGGKASGVPGTVAGLLTALEKYGTMKRADVMAPAIKYAEEGITVSKNLETIIQDNYEKLAKFEAAGEVYLKDGLPYEAGDKLVNKDLAKTLKKIAKEGKKGFYEGEIANKIAAEVQKQGGLMTAEDIKNYSIEEREPVEGTYRGYTIISCPPASSGGTHIVQLLNMMENYDLKSLGDNTPESWHVWAESMKQVFADRAEYMGDTAYVKVPLKGLTSKEYAKDLVKKIDLEKAGKDIKVGDPSKYESGSTTHFSVMDKEGNMVAVTQTINYFFGSGVLVPGTGIMMNNEMDDFVPQKNMKNSIEGGKRPLSSMSPTLVLDPDNRPFMTVGSPGATRIIPAVALTISNVIDHGMSMQEAISAPRIAQFQSGSLNLEGRVSHESYNKLKEMGHEINMRGSYDNYFGGVQGILMDYDTKTLHGGADPRRDGQAASF